A genome region from Lucilia cuprina isolate Lc7/37 chromosome 3, ASM2204524v1, whole genome shotgun sequence includes the following:
- the LOC111686163 gene encoding protein giant produces the protein MMIHEKLMSGQFLLDLKNDRSGLLQAAAVAHHQQQPLHHLQPPSPPMPALDIYSAYAYQQQLQQQLLNSAVAPHHMTAANPNPAHTTAEVLDLSRRDSVETPRKTPSPYHTNSSFGTGSPAGSPNGFMPQQQQPQHNSAAALLPANLLYAAQAQQQAQNLNNLQIPANLAALYPGLYYPAAAVKQEPISTTPPPSSLPVSQPAPPALANNNLLQTFAAAAAASTLKHDLPEPHSPQQAQTSNNTTATTPTSSTSNLSSQDTKNTRPFKAFPRDPLVIAANFAATDVLLDNPRVERYTEYRKRVLEQIRTSNGGSRTVTNPKMRRTNSASGSIHEGSSSNNSENDERHHEESSDCDSNSGQDSQNAVSSSKSQENSSNNTVTGSGGMVKDAAYYERRRKNNAAAKKSRDRRRIKEDEIAIRAAYLERQNIELLCQIDALKAQLAALTSKMS, from the exons atgaTGATTCACGAAAAATTAATGTCTGGACAATTCCTACTGGATTTGAAAAATG ATCGCTCTGGTTTATTACAAGCTGCTGCTGTGGctcatcatcagcaacaaccCTTGCATCATTTACAGCCTCCTTCACCTCCTATGCCCGCCTTGGATATTTACTCCGCCTATGCCTATcaacaacaattgcaacaacaGCTTTTGAACTCTGCTGTAGCTCCTCATCATATGACAGCAGCCAATCCTAATCCTGCTCATACCACCGCTGAGGTTCTTGATCTCTCTAGACGTGATTCGGTAGAGACACCACGCAAGACTCCATCACCCTATCACACTAACTCTAGCTTTGGCACTGGTTCTCCCGCAGGCTCGCCCAATGGCTTTATgccacaacaacagcagccaCAACATAACTCAGCTGCTGCTCTTTTGCCCGCCAATTTGCTGTATGCTGCTCAGGCTCAACAACAAGCTCAGAATcttaataatttgcaaattcCTGCCAACTTGGCTGCTTTATATCCTGGTCTTTACTATCCTGCTGCTGCTGTTAAGCAAGAACCCATATCCACCACACCACCACCTAGCTCATTGCCAGTCTCACAGCCAGCTCCTCCTGCCTTAGCCAATAATAATCTCTTGCAAACCTTTGCTGCTGCCGCTGCTGCTTCTACACTTAAACATGATCTTCCAGAACCACATTCTCCTCAGCAAGCTCAAACTTCCAACAACACTACCGCCACCACACCAACCAGCAGCACCAGCAATTTGTCTTCACAAGATACTAAAAACACTAGACCCTTCAAAGCCTTCCCCAGAGATCCTCTAGTTATTGCAGCCAACTTTGCTGCCACCGATGTTTTACTTGACAACCCCCGTGTTGAACGTTATACTGAATACCGCAAACGTGTTTTGGAACAAATTCGCACTTCCAATGGTGGTTCACGCACAGTGACCAATCCCAAAATGCGTCGCACTAACTCAGCATCGGGCAGTATACATGAGGGTTCCTCCAGCAATAACAGTGAAAATGATGAACGCCACCACGAAGAGTCCAGTGATTGTGATTCCAATTCTGGACAAGACTCACAAAATGCTGTCAGCTCTTCTAAATCACAAGAAAACTCATCGAATAATACCGTTACCGGTTCCGGTGGCATGGTCAAAGATGCTGCTTACTATGAACGCCGTCGCAAGAATAATGCCGCCGCCAAGAAATCTCGTGATCGTCGCCGCATCAAGGAGGATGAGATTGCTATTCGTGCTGCTTATTTGGAGAGACAAAACATTGAACTCTTGTGTCAAATTGATGCTCTTAAGGCTCAATTAGCTGCCTTGACTTCTAAAatgtcttaa